In Helianthus annuus cultivar XRQ/B chromosome 3, HanXRQr2.0-SUNRISE, whole genome shotgun sequence, a single window of DNA contains:
- the LOC110930249 gene encoding shionone synthase-like, protein MWRLEIAEGGNNPNLYSTNNFVGRQIWEFDPNYGSPEERAEVEQARDHFWKHRHEVKPNSDLLWRLQFLKEKQFEQTIAQVKIEDGEEISYEKATATLKRAVNFFAALQADDGHWPAENAGPLYFMQPLVSFHIMLVET, encoded by the exons ATGTGGAGACTGGAGATAGCAGAAGGGGGCAATAACCCAAACCTGTATAGCACAAACAACTTTGTCGGGAGGCAAATATGGGAGTTCGATCCGAATTATGGAAGTCCAGAAGAACGTGCTGAGGTGGAACAAGCTCGTGATCATTTCTGGAAACATAGACATGAAGTTAAGCCTAACAGTGATCTTCTTTGGCGGTTGCAG TTTCTAAAAGAGAAGCAATTTGAACAAACGATAGCCCAAGTGAAAATAGAGGACGGTGAAGAAATATCGTATGAAAAAGCTACAGCCACATTGAAGAGAGCGGTTAATTTCTTTGCGGCCTTGCAGGCCGATGATGGTCATTGGCCTGCTGAAAATGCTGGTCCCTTGTATTTTATGCAGCCATTGGTAAGCTTTCACATTATGTTGGTTGAAACTTGA